In Labeo rohita strain BAU-BD-2019 chromosome 16, IGBB_LRoh.1.0, whole genome shotgun sequence, one DNA window encodes the following:
- the irx1a gene encoding iroquois-class homeodomain protein IRX-1a, whose product MSFPQLGYPQYLSASQAVYGGDRPGVLTPSSRGGSAELGGSASAAAAAVSSVLGMYPYAHNYSAFLPYTSADLALFSQMGSQYDLKDSPGVHPASFAAHTSPAFYPYGQFQYGDPARPKNATRESTSTLKAWLNEHRKNPYPTKGEKIMLAIITKMTLTQVSTWFANARRRLKKENKVTWGARSKEDEDGNIFGSDNEGDAEKNEDEEEIDLESIDIDKIDDNDGDQSNEEDEEKRGELESLQEKRHALALQAHEAFEKSKSNAISGSKEPSDGNNNNTRVLSPGRPGGFQVPVSNKPKIWSLAETATSPDSAQKPTSPSVPATHAGAHPAFLPSHGLYTCQIGKFHNWTNGAFLGQNSLLNVRSFLGVNQHHHNHPVHSQQQQQQQQQPTSVVVSSMAAANSEKAPEDLSPKHIDRENVLRNESPTQPLKSSFRPLHDSPRNQQESTQRVLTALSSA is encoded by the exons ATGTCTTTCCCCCAGCTGGGCTACCCGCAGTATTTAAGTGCCTCCCAGGCGGTGTACGGAGGCGATCGCCCGGGAGTGCTGACTCCGTCGTCCCGCGGAGGGAGCGCCGAGCTCGGTGGAAGCGCGTCGGCGGCGGCCGCTGCCGTGTCCTCGGTGCTGGGCATGTACCCGTACGCGCACAACTACAGCGCCTTTCTGCCTTACACCAGCGCCGATCTGGCTCTTTTCTCCCAGATG GGCTCTCAATATGATTTAAAAGACAGCCCTGGCGTTCACCCTGCCAGCTTTGCTGCCCACACGAGCCCTGCCTTCTACCCGTACGGCCAGTTCCAGTACGGAGACCCTGCCAGGCCCAAAAACGCCACACGGGAGAGCACCAGCACCCTGAAGGCCTGGCTCAACGAGCACAGGAAAAACCCCTATCCCACCAAAGGCGAGAAGATCATGCTGGCCATCATCACCAAGATGACCCTCACGCAAGTGTCCACCTGGTTCGCCAACGCCAGGCGGAGACTCAAGAAGGAGAACAAGGTGACGTGGGGCGCCAGAAGCAAGGAGGACGAAGATGGCAACATTTTTGGCAGCGACAACGAGGGGGACGCTGAGAAGAACGAAGACGAAGAGGAAATAGATTTGGAGAGCATAGATATCGACAAGATCGACGACAACGACGGGGATCAAAGCAACGAGGAGGACGAGGAAAAGCGCGGGGAGCTCGAGAGCCTGCAGGAGAAACGGCATGCGCTCGCGCTGCAGGCTCACGAGGCCTTCGAGAAATCCAAATCCAACGCCATTTCCGGCAGCAAGGAGCCGTCGGAcggcaacaacaacaacaccaggGTTCTGTCGCCGGGGCGACCGGGAGGTTTTCAAGTTCCGGTTAGCAATAAGCCCAAAATATGGTCGTTAGCAGAAACCGCCACCAGTCCAGATAGCGCGCAGAAACCTACGTCACCCTCGGTTCCTGCCACTCACGCGGGCGCTCACCCGGCCTTCCTGCCCAGCCACGGACTGTACACGTGCCAGATTGGGAAGTTCCACAACTGGACAAATGGTGCGTTTCTGGGCCAAAACTCCCTGCTGAACGTCCGATCGTTCTTGGGCGTCAATCAGCATCACCACAATCATCCCGTTCActcacagcagcagcagcagcagcagcagcagcccaCGTCGGTGGTGGTGTCATCGATGGCGGCCGCGAACAGCGAGAAGGCGCCAGAGGACCTGAGTCCAAAACACATAG ATCGGGAAAATGTCCTCAGAAATGAATCACCGACGCAACCTCTAAAGTCATCCTTTCGTCCTCTTCACGACag CCCCAGAAACCAGCAGGAATCGACACAGAGGGTCCTCACAGCTCTCTCTTCCGCTTGA